The Filimonas lacunae genomic sequence ATCTTTAAAAGCCTGCTTATCGCTGATGTCGGTAAGGGGCGATTTATCTAAATATTTATTACAGGAACCCAGGCCCACTGCTACGGCAAGCAATAGTGTGCAGGGCAAACATATCGTTGTAAAAAACTTTTTCATTGTACTTATAGTTTATAAGTTAATGTCAATACCCACGTTATAGCGTTTCATGGTAGGGTAAGCGCCAAAGGCGGCACTGCCGGAGAAGTTGCTTTCCCGGTCATCTGGCATTTTCGTCCACAAGGCCAGGTTGTTACCGTTCACATACAGTCTGCATGTTTTCACACCCAGGCGGTTAATAGCTTTACCACTGAAGGTGTAGCCTATCTCCGCATTCTTTAAACGCAGGTAAGAGCCATCAAACAGGTAACGGGTACCATTGCCACCGGCAGGCATAAGTGTGCTGTAACGGGGTAGCGGAATCTGTCCACCTGCATCCTTTGTCCAGTAAGTACCTTCCACAAAAGCAACGTTAGAGCCCGAGTAGGTGTTAAAGGTGGGAAAGTCTACATAGCGGGTTACATTGTTTACACCATACAGTTGCACAAACACGCTAAAGCCTTTCCACTCCGCTCCTATGCTCATGCTGTAAGTGTTTTGTGGCGAGCTGCTGTATTGATAAGGAGCCTGATCGTAGTTATCAATAATACCATCACCGTTATAGTCTACGATATTATAGTCGCCTGCAAACTTGGCGTTGTTGTTGGCATTGCGTTGGGTGCTGCCATAAATATCATCCCAGCTTTGAATGTAGCCATTGTTCAGGAAAGAGCGGTTCTGGCCCAGCGCCCATCCGGCCTGCTGTTGATAAGCGGGTAATAATTCCGGATCATCGCGAAAGATCACTTTATTTACCGCGTGGGTAAAGTTGGTATTGGCCCATATATGAAAGCCACCGCGGAAAGTATGACTTAAACGCAGTTCTGCTTCATACCCTTTACCGGAAACGCGGCCCAGGTTGGCTTTGGGTGCAGCCACCCCAAAATAGGTAGGGATTGCGCGTGAGCCACCATCTATAATAACATCGCGTCTTTCATCTTTAAACACATCCACACTACCCGCAATCTCTCCATCCAGTAAACTGTACTCTACGCCCAGGTTACGCTTTTCCACGGTTTCCCAGCTAATGTTGGGGTTGCCTAACTGGGTAATATTGTAAAAGGTATACGGAGTGTTTACAATGGGGCTACCCATTTGCGCGTTGCCACCAAACGACCACTGATCTTTGTACAGCCAGCGGCCACTTACGTTATCATCCCCCACCTTACCCCAGGAAGCGCGCAGCTTCAACTGATCTATAAAAGGCAGGTGATCTTTTACAAAAGATTCGTTGCTTATCATCCAGCCGCCCGAAAAGGAAGGGAAGAAAGCAAAACGATACGCAGGCCCGAATTTTTCCGAACCGTTATAAGCGCCGTTGGTTTCTAAAAAGTATTTGTTATTGTAGTTATAGGTAAGACGGAAAACCCAGTCTTCTCTAAAGCGGTAGAACTCGCTGCCGGTAGCATATTTCTCCCGTTGCAACAAGGCAAGTGCCGATACATCATGCTTGCCAAAGCGGCGGGCATAGTTCAATTGCAGCATGTAGTTCAGGCGACGGTACGTAGCTCCTTTATCCACCGAACCGGCGGCAATAGACCAGCGCACCATATCGGTATAATCCAGCTGGGTACCACTGTTAATGGGCTGCTCGTATACCACCAAACCAGATCCAGGATCAATCCATTTACGTTGCGGGCCGTTGTATAAATCGTTAATGCCACGGCCTGTTTCAGAGAAAGTATTATCCAGTGAGATACTGCCTCTCGCGCTCAGCCCTTTGGTAATCATATTCAGCTCCTGCTGCAATACAAAATCGGTAGTCAGCTGCGTGCTGGTTCTTTTTTCCAGGCCGGATACCGCCAGGTTGTAAACAGAGTTAGGCACATCGGCATTACGGGGGGAATAGAAACCAAACGTACCATCGGAATACACCGGGCGCATCGCTTCCGGTGAAGTACGGTAGGCACTTGCCCAGTAAGAGGCATCGCCATCCGCCGCACCCCAGGGCACTTTACGTACGCCATTGGAACCAAATATGCGCGTAGTGAATTTGGTGCTTTTGGTAAGATTGAAATCGAGGTTACTGCGTACGTTGGTACGGCTGTAACCGTAACCACTCTGGTAGCCCCTGTTGTTCTGGAAGGTTCTGAACAAATCGCCCTCATACGTATAGTCCACCCCGGCAAAGTAAGTCACGAACTTAGAGCCGCCTGATACACTGGCGCTGGTGTTGTACGATTTGGTGTTGCTTTTAAACAACTCTTTCTGCCAGTCTACGTTAGGGTACCTGTCCCACTCCTCCGCATTGGCCGGGTGGCGGTATTTATCAATAATGGCCAGTGGCATATAAGCCGTCCACGCGCTGGGCGTACTGGGCAGCTCGCGTTCAATTACCTGGTTTTTGAGTAACAATGCATCATACGCATCTAATTTAGCGGGTAATTTGGAAACAGTTTTCAC encodes the following:
- a CDS encoding SusC/RagA family TonB-linked outer membrane protein: MTFRLPLLKGLPMCLLVLSALLCCCAGFAQNARTIKGTVYDAQNQPLADATVRVKGKGTITKTNKDGKFTISVPVGKQVLEISHVGKSTLEMTADNQEDLVLSLKDAAANLEDIIVVGYGQQKKASVVGAISQTTGKVLERTGGVSNLGMALTGNLPGLVTTASTGMPGAETPQILIRAQTTWNNSSPLILVDGVERPGALGAIDIASVESISILKDASATAVYGVKGANGVILITTKKGKEGKATIRIRSNVTVKTVSKLPAKLDAYDALLLKNQVIERELPSTPSAWTAYMPLAIIDKYRHPANAEEWDRYPNVDWQKELFKSNTKSYNTSASVSGGSKFVTYFAGVDYTYEGDLFRTFQNNRGYQSGYGYSRTNVRSNLDFNLTKSTKFTTRIFGSNGVRKVPWGAADGDASYWASAYRTSPEAMRPVYSDGTFGFYSPRNADVPNSVYNLAVSGLEKRTSTQLTTDFVLQQELNMITKGLSARGSISLDNTFSETGRGINDLYNGPQRKWIDPGSGLVVYEQPINSGTQLDYTDMVRWSIAAGSVDKGATYRRLNYMLQLNYARRFGKHDVSALALLQREKYATGSEFYRFREDWVFRLTYNYNNKYFLETNGAYNGSEKFGPAYRFAFFPSFSGGWMISNESFVKDHLPFIDQLKLRASWGKVGDDNVSGRWLYKDQWSFGGNAQMGSPIVNTPYTFYNITQLGNPNISWETVEKRNLGVEYSLLDGEIAGSVDVFKDERRDVIIDGGSRAIPTYFGVAAPKANLGRVSGKGYEAELRLSHTFRGGFHIWANTNFTHAVNKVIFRDDPELLPAYQQQAGWALGQNRSFLNNGYIQSWDDIYGSTQRNANNNAKFAGDYNIVDYNGDGIIDNYDQAPYQYSSSPQNTYSMSIGAEWKGFSVFVQLYGVNNVTRYVDFPTFNTYSGSNVAFVEGTYWTKDAGGQIPLPRYSTLMPAGGNGTRYLFDGSYLRLKNAEIGYTFSGKAINRLGVKTCRLYVNGNNLALWTKMPDDRESNFSGSAAFGAYPTMKRYNVGIDINL